The DNA window TCGTCCGGCAGGCCCGCCGCATGGTGGACGAATACGGCTTCACCGCCCTGAAGCTCAAGGCAGGAGTGTTCCCTCCCGAGCAGGAAGTGGACGCCATCAAGGCACTCCGGGCCGAATTCCCGGACCTGCCGCTGCGCATCGACCCCAATGCCGCCTGGACCGTGGACACGTCCATCCGGGTGGGCAAGGACCTCTACGGCGTGCTGGAATACCTGGAGGATCCCACTCCGGGCCTCGCCGGCATGGCCGAGGTGCGCCGCAACGTGTCCATGCCCCTCGCGACCAACATGTGCGTGGTCAGCTTCGGCGACGTGCCTCCGTCCGTTGAGGCCGGCGCCGTCGACGTCATCCTCTCGGACCACCACTTCTGGGGCGGCCTCCGCCGGTCCCAGTCGCTGGCCGGCATATCGGAAACCTTCGGCCTTGGATTGTCCATGCATTCCAACTCGCACCTGGGCATCAGCCTGGCCGCCATGGTCCACCTGGCCGCCGCCACGCCGAACCTGGACTACGCCTGCGATACGCACTGGCCGTGGAAGGAACCCGACGAGGATGTCATCGTGCAGGGACCCCTGGTCTTCCGCAACGGCGCCGTCGGCGTTCCCACCGCGCCCGGGCTGGGCGTGGAACTGGACCGTGAGGCCTTGGCACGCCTCCACGAGCAGTACTTGAAGTCCGGCATGCAGAACCGCGACGACACGGGCTACATGCAGAGTGTCCACCCCGACTACGAGCTGGTAACCCCGCGATGGTGAATGACCGGACTAGTACGTTCACGGTGGACGGCCGGCCACCCCCGCAGCCAAGCAATGCCTAAAGGGTATCAATCAATACATAAATAGGCTTAGACAGGCATGAATTAGCTGCCTAGGCTGAAAAGGAACCACACCACCTCCGCCGCCCGCGGCGCCAACTCCAAGGACCATCCCGTGGCAAAATACTCACCCCAGGAACTCGCCAACGTCCTCAAGGAAGGACTGCTCTCCTTTCCGGTGACATCCTTCGACGCCGAGCTGCAGTTCGACGAAGAGAACTACCGCAAGCACCTGGCCTGGCAGACCAGCTACCCGGTGGCGGGCCTCTTCGCAGCGGGCGGCACGGGCGAAGGCTTTTCACTCACCCCCTCCGAGTCGGCACGCGTGGTGCGTGCCGCCGTCGAGGAAGTCGGAAGCCTGGTTCCGGTCCTGGCGTCAGCGGGCGGATCCACGGCTCAGGCCATCGAAAACGCCAAAGCGGCCGAAGCCGCCGGGGCCGAGGGCATCCTGCTTCTCCCGCCGTACCTGACCGAAGCAGACCAAGGCGGCCTGATCGAGCACGTCAGCGCCATCTGCAAGGCGACATCGCTCGGCGTGATCATCTACAACCGCGCCAACGCGATCTACAAGGACACCACGGTGGCCACGCTGGCCGACCGCCACGAGAACCTGATCGGATTCAAGGACGGCGTGGGCGACCTCGAGCACGACGCCCGCGTCTACGCCAAGCTCGGCGACCGCCTGTTCTACCTCGGCGGCCTCCCCACGGCCGAAACCTTCGCGCTTCCGCTGCTGCAGCTCGGCATGAGCACCTACTCCAGCGCCATGTACAACTTCGTGCCGCAGTTCGCCCTCGACTTCTACCAGGATGTCCGCAACCAAGACCGCGCGGCCGTCAACAAGAAGCTCAACGAGTTCGTCATCCCCTACCTGGACATCCGTGATCGCGTGAAGGGCTACTCTGTCTCCATCGTCAAGGGCGGCCTCGACGCGATCGGCCGCTCGGCCGGCGGAGTCCGCCCGCCGCTGCAGAACCTGGCACCGCAGGACCTCGCCGACCTCAAAGCCCTCATCGCCACCGTTTCCTGATCCACCTGATCCACGTCTCCTAGGAGGAACCACCGTGACCCTCACCGGACACTCCCTGATTGCCGGCCAGCCGGTCGCCGGCGAAGGCAAAACCGCCTTCGGCTTCGACCCCGCCAGCAACGAACAGCTCGCCCCTGCCTACACGCTGATCACCGAAGATCAGCTCAAGGCAGCCACCGCGGCTGCGGCGGAGGCCTTCGAGTCCTTCAGCACGCTGGACCCCGATACCCACGCCGCCTTCCTGGACGCAATCGCGGACAACATCGAAGCCATCGGCGACGATCTGATCATCCGCGCCGGCCGGGAAACCGGGCTGCCGGCTGCCCGTCTGCAGGGTGAGCGTGCGCGCACCACGGGCCAGCTGCGGCTGTTCGCCAACGTGGTCCGCCAAGGCGACTTCCGCGGCGTCCGGATCGATCCGGCCCTGCCGGGCCGGAAGCCCCTGCCGCGCGCCGACATCCGCCAGCGCCAGATCCCACTCGGCCCGGTGGCCGTGTTCGGCGCGAGCAACTTCCCACTTGCCTTTTCGACGGCGGGAGGAGACACCGCCTCGGCCCTCGCCGCCGGCTGCCCGGTGGTCTTCAAGGCCCACAACGCCCACCCCGGCACCAGCGAACTGGTGGGCCAGGCCATTGTGAAGGCCGTCGAGAAAATCGGCCTTCACCCCGGCGTGTTCTCCCTCATCTACGGGCCCGGCAGCAGCATCGGCCAGGCCCTTGTGGCGGATCCCGTCATCAAGGCCGTCGGCTTCACCGGTTCCCAGAGCGCCGGCATCGCCCTGATGCGTACGGCGGCCGCGCGCCCCGAGCCGATTCCCGTCTACGCCGAAATGTCATCGCTCAACCCGGTCTTCGTCTTCCCCGGCGCGCTGAACGGCTCCGCCGAAAAAATTGACGCGCTGGCCCAGCAGTACGTCACCGCCGTCACTGGCAGCTCAGGGCAGCTCTGCACGTCCCCCGGCCTCCTGTTCGCGCCCGCCGGTGAGGCTGGCGACAAACTTGCTGCCGCCGTCGGACGCGCCGTGTCCGCCTGCGCCGGCCAGACCATGCTGACCGAAGGCATCGCCGCGTCCTGGAACTCCGGCGCCGAGGCGCTCGGCGGCGCCCACAACGTCAGCGTCGTCGGAAAAGGCACCGAGGGTGCCACCGAGAACGCGCCGGCCCCCACCATCTTTGGCACCGATATCCCAGAGTTTGTGTCCAACGATGTGCTGCACGCCGAAATCTTCGGCGCGGCCAGCCTGGTGATCCGCTACTCCACGGCCGAGGAACTGATTGAGGCGACCAAGCGGATCGAAGGGCAGCTCACCGCTTCGCTGCAGCTCACCGAAGAGGACTACCCGACGGCGGCACGCCTGCTGCCGGCGCTCGAGCAGAAGGTGGGCCGCATCATCGTCAACGGCTGGCCCACCGGCGTCGAAGTGGGCCACGCCATGGTCCACGGCGGCCCCTTCCCCGCGACATCGGACACGCGCACCACGTCCGTGGGCACGCTGGCCATCAACCGCTTCCTCCGGCCTGTCGCCTACCAGAACCTGCCGCAGGAACTGCTGCCGGCATCGCTGCAGGACGCCAATCCGTGGCAGTTGAACCGCCGGATCGACGGCATGGTCGAAGCCGCAGCCGACGCAGAGGATGAGGTCAACGCATGAGCACGCAGCCCACCGTCACCCGCGTCGAAGTGGTCCCGGTCGCCGGCCACGACAGCATGCTGATGAACCTCAGCGGCGCCCACGGACCGTTTTTCACCCGGAATATCGTCATCGTGACCGATTCGGACGGCCGCACCGGCCTCGGCGAAGTGCCCGGCGGCGAGAAGATCCGCACTACCATCGAGGAGGCCGGGGCACTGATCACCGGCAAGCCGGTGGCGCGCTACCGGTCCCTGCTGCGCGACATCGCGGCCGAATTCGCCGACCGTGAGGCCGGCGGCCGCGGCCTGCAGACATTTGACCTGCGCACCACCGTCCACGCCGTCACCTCCGTCGAGTCCGCGCTCCTGGACCTCCACGGCCAGTTCCTCGGCGTCCCGGTCGCCGAGCTACTCGGCGACGGCCAGCAGCGGACGTCGGTGCCCATGCTGGGCTACCTCTTCTTTGTCGGCGACCACAGCAGGACCGATCTGCCCTACCTCGTGGAGGACGCGCCGTCGGACCGGTGGGAGAAGCTGCGCCGCCAGGAGGCCATGACCCCCAAGGCAGTGGTTGCCTTGGCCGAGGCCGCGCAGGAACGCTACGGATTCAGCGATTTCAAGCTCAAGGGCGGAGTACTGTCCGGCGATGACGAGGTTGACGTGGTCACGGCGCTAGCCAAGCGCTTCCCCGAAGCGCGAGTCACGCTCGATCCCAACGGCGGCTGGCTCCTTGAGGAAGCCATCAGGCTCGGCAAGCGGATGCAGGGCGTCGTCGCGTACGCCGAGGACCCCTGCGGCGCCGAGGGGCGCTTCTCCGGCCGCGAAGTGATGGCCGAATTCCGCCGCGCCACCGGCCTGAAGACGGCCACCAACATGATCGCCACGGACTGGCGGGAGATGTCGCACGCCATCCGCAGCAACGCCGTCGACATTCCGCTGGCCGATCCGCACTTCTGGACGATGCACGGATCCGTCCGGGTGGCGCAGATGTGCCACGAGTTCGGCCTCACCTGGGGCTCGCACTCGAACAACCACTTCGACATCTCGCTGGCCATGTTCACCCACACCGGAGCCGCCGCACCGGGCGAGATCACGGCGCTGGACACGCACTGGATCTGGCAGGACGGCCAGGGCCTGACCAAGGAGCCACTGCAGATCAGGGACGGCGCCATCGAGGTTCCGGACGCCCCGGGACTCGGCATCGAACTGGACCGCGAGGCCCTGGACAAGGCTCACCAGTTGTACCTCAAGCACGGCCTCGACGCCCGGGACGACAGCATCGGCATGCAGTACTACATCGACGGCTGGTCCTTCGACCCGAAGCGACCCTGCCTGGTGCGGTAGAAAGTAACTAGTCCTTCCGCACGGCCGGGCCTCCCCCACATGAGGCTCGGCCGTTCGGCCACGTGTACACAGATAAATAGAAGGGCGCAGAGTGCTCGGCGTTGTCTCCGGAATACTCATCGTCTCCGCGGTCATCGCCGTCGGCTATCTGGCGGCCAGGCTGCGGATCCTGGGCCCCGAGGTCCAGGGCGCGCTCACCCGCACGGCCTTCTACATCACCAACCCGGCCCTGCTCTTCACGGTGGTGGCCGGCAGCTACGCCAACGCCAACAACATCGGCATTCCCGTGTCCCTCTACGCGGTGGGCACGGCCCAGCATGTGGCGCCGGTGCTGCTGGTGCAGATCCTTGTCATGGCCCCGTTCTACCTCACCGTCTTGGGGCTGGCAGGGGGCTCGAAGATTTCCTGGAGGCGGCTGCTGGTCCAGCCCTTCGCCAACCCGATGATCATCGCCTCCGGGCTCGGCGCCGCGGCGGCACTGACCGGCTGGACGGCGCCGGACCTGCTGCAGAAGCCGATCGACATGCTGGCCGGCGGTGCAGTCCCCATGGTCCTGCTCGCCTTTGGACTGTCACTGGCCGGCAAGGCTCCCCTGCAAAAGGACGACGGCCGCACCGAAACGCTCGTGGCAACCTTCCTCAAGATCGCCGTGATGCCCCTCATTGTCTGGGTGCTGGGCCGCTTCGTCTTCGGACTCGAGGGGCAGCACCTGCTCGCCAGCGTGATCATGGCCGCGCTCCCCACCGCCCAGAACGTCTTTCTTTTCGCATCGCCCTACGGCCGGGGCATGAGCGTGGCCAGGGATGTCATCCTCTGCACCACGCTCCTCAGCGTGGGTGCACTGCTGCTGGTGGCGTGGGCTGTCGGATAGGTACTTGCTGTTGCAGGTACGGGGTCGGTGGATAGATAGGGCGCCCCTCCTAGCTGTCCTGGTTGGCAACCCTCCTTGCAGGCCGGCGCGGCTTAATTGTCTGACCCCTCTGGGAGAGTTTCCCTATGGAAGCCATTGGGGAATGCGCAGCGGGTTACGCCGCGGGCCGGGCGGTCACGCCGGGCCTTGGCGCGGTTGCCCTGCTGCGGAGCCGCCGGCTGCGCAGCGTTCCTGCTTCTGCCTTCCGCACGGATTGCGTGGCGTCCGACGGCGGTGCTGCCGCCGGCCGGTCTGTCACCGCTGCGTCGTTCACGGATTCAGCCTTCAGCGGCAGCGCGAGCGACTACCTCGAGTGCTGCCTGGTGCTGCTGGAGGCCGCCGTCGAATCCGCACCCGGTGAGCTGGCCCTGGCCGGTTTCGCGGAGGCCGCGGATTTCGCCGGGCTCGCCGAGGAGATCTCCCGCCGGGCCGAATACCTGCAGGTACTCGCGGCGGGGGCCGTGGACCGGACCCGCACCGAAGCGATCAACGCCGCCGGACCCGCAAGCAAAGCCGCCGGCTGGACCACCGGCTGGGGCCACGACACCGAAGCCGCGGATGACGACGGCACCGCCGCTGCTGGTGCCTCCAGCTCCGCCGCCGGTTCCGCGGGGCCAAGCTCCGCCGACATGTGCTCTGCCGGCTCTGTCCCGGCGGTGTCGCCGGCCGATGACGGGTGCCGGAACACCGCGGAGTTCCTGCGGATCCGGCTACGGATCGGCGCCGGGGAAGCCCGCCGCCGTCTCGCCCTGGCCTCCGCCGTCCTCCCCCGCACCGGCATCACCGGCCAGCCCCTGCCCCCGGCCTGCGAAGAAACCGCCGCCGCCCTCGCCACCGGCACCATCGCCTCCCGCGCCGGCACCATCATCACCACCGCCCTGGACCGCGTCCGCCACATCGCCGCACCCGAGGACCTCGCCCGGATGGAACACGTCCTGACCCGCACCGCGACCACCAACGACCAGGACTTCCTCACCCGCATCACCCAGCGCTGGACCGACGCCATCGACCAGGACGGCACCGAACCCAGCGAAGAAGACCTCCGCCACCGCCAAGGCGCCTTCCTCCGCCGCCCCCGCCGCGGACTCCACCACCTCGAAATCTTCGCCACCCCCGACCAATACGAACACCTCCTCACCGTCATGAACACCGCCACCAACCCCCGCACCCCACTCACCACCGGCCCCGGAAACAGCGACGCAGACGGCGAGAACGGCACCACCACGGACACGAACGAAGGCACCGCTGCGGGACCTCACACCGGGCCGGGATTCGGCGCCGCAGCCGAGGCCGCCGCCGACACCGCCCACCTGGAACGCCGCACCCGGCCCCAACAACTCCTCGACGGCCTCATCGGCGCCTGCAAAACCGCCCTCGCCACCGCAACCCTGCCCGCCACCGGCGGCCTCCGGCCCCAGGTCATGGTCACCATCAGCTACCAGGACCTCCTCAACCGCCTCGAGACCACCGCCACCAACGGACCCCGCTACAACACCACCGCGGGCGGGCCTCCAGGCACCGCGACCGGCACCGGAACGTTCACCTACACCGGCCCCGTCACCCCCGCCACCATCCGCAAAATCGCCTGCGACGCCGACATCATCCCCATCCTCCTCGGCAGCGAAGGCCGCATCCTCGACATCGGCCGCACCACCCGCATCTTCCCGCCCCACATCCGCAAAGCCATCACCGCCCGCGACCAAGGCTGCACCTTCCCCAACTGCACCATCCCCGCCCCCTGGTGCGAAGCCCACCACACCACCTACTGGTCACACGGCGGACCCACCAACACCGACAACGGCACACTCCTCTGCACCCACCACCACCACCTCATCCACAAAGAACAATGGACCATCCACATGCAAACCGGCATCCCCTGGTTCATCCCCCCACCCCACATCGACCCCAAACAAACACCCCGCCGCAACCACCAACACCGCAACTAAACCCACCGGGAGGCCGCGCTAGGGGCAGCGACCGTGCGGAGCCGGCAGAACGCACTGTGCGGCTGCCGCATTCTCCCGGGGACCATTTCCCGCCATTACTTGTAATACAAGTTTGCTACTTGTAGCCTAAGAAGTGCGGGCGATGTTGCCCCCTAGTCTTCAAGGAGAACCCATGAGTACGGTCGACCTCATCCGGCACGTCAAACTTTCCACGGCGAGGCTCCCGCTGGCCGTCCCGATCAGCGACGCCAAGGTCTTCACCGGACGCCAGAAGCCCATGACCGAGGTTGTCTTCCTCTTCGCCGAAATCACCACCGAGCAGGGACACAGCGGCATCGGGTTCAGCTACTCCAAACGCGCCGGCGGACCTGCCCAGTACGCCCACGCCAAGGAAGTCGCCGAAGGCATCATCGGCGAGGACCCCAACGACATCGGCAAGATCTACACCAAGCTTCTCTGGGCCGGCGCCTCCGTGGGCCGCTCCGGCGTGGCAACCCAATCACTGGCCGCCATCGACATCGCCCTGTACGACCTGAAGGCCAAGCGTGCCGGCCTGCCCCTGGCCAAACTCCTAGGCTCCTACCGCGATTCCGTCCAGACCTACAACACCTCCGGCGGCTTCCTCAACGCCACCCTGGATGAGGTCAAAGCACGCGCCACCCAGTCCATCAACGAGGGAATCGGCGGCATCAAAATCAAGGTCGGCCTCCCCGATAGCAGAGAGGACCTTCGCCGCGTCGCCGGCATCCGCGAACACATCGGCTGGGACGTGCCGCTCATGGTGGACGCCAACCAGCAGTGGGACCGCGCCACCGCACTGCGCATGGGGCGCCAGCTCGAGGAATTCAACCTCGTGTGGATTGAAGAGCCGCTGGACGCCTACGACTTCGAGGGCCATGCCCACCTCGCCTCCGTCCTCGACACGCCCATCGCCACCGGCGAGATGCTGGCTTCGGTGGCCGAGCACAAGGGCCTCATCAACGCCAACGGCTGCGACATCATCCAACCCGACGCTCCCCGCGTCGGCGGCATTACACAGTTCCTCCGCCTCGCCGCCCTCGCGGACGAACGCGGCCTGGGCCTGGCACCGCACTTCGCCATGGAGATCCACCTGCACCTCGCCGCCGCCTACCCGCGCGAACCGTGGGTGGAACACTTCGACTGGCTCGATCCCCTGTTCAACGAGCGCATCGAAACCAAGAATGGACGCATGATCGTTCCCG is part of the Arthrobacter sp. KBS0703 genome and encodes:
- a CDS encoding AEC family transporter; this translates as MLGVVSGILIVSAVIAVGYLAARLRILGPEVQGALTRTAFYITNPALLFTVVAGSYANANNIGIPVSLYAVGTAQHVAPVLLVQILVMAPFYLTVLGLAGGSKISWRRLLVQPFANPMIIASGLGAAAALTGWTAPDLLQKPIDMLAGGAVPMVLLAFGLSLAGKAPLQKDDGRTETLVATFLKIAVMPLIVWVLGRFVFGLEGQHLLASVIMAALPTAQNVFLFASPYGRGMSVARDVILCTTLLSVGALLLVAWAVG
- the kdgD gene encoding 5-dehydro-4-deoxyglucarate dehydratase, whose translation is MAKYSPQELANVLKEGLLSFPVTSFDAELQFDEENYRKHLAWQTSYPVAGLFAAGGTGEGFSLTPSESARVVRAAVEEVGSLVPVLASAGGSTAQAIENAKAAEAAGAEGILLLPPYLTEADQGGLIEHVSAICKATSLGVIIYNRANAIYKDTTVATLADRHENLIGFKDGVGDLEHDARVYAKLGDRLFYLGGLPTAETFALPLLQLGMSTYSSAMYNFVPQFALDFYQDVRNQDRAAVNKKLNEFVIPYLDIRDRVKGYSVSIVKGGLDAIGRSAGGVRPPLQNLAPQDLADLKALIATVS
- a CDS encoding L-talarate/galactarate dehydratase encodes the protein MSTVDLIRHVKLSTARLPLAVPISDAKVFTGRQKPMTEVVFLFAEITTEQGHSGIGFSYSKRAGGPAQYAHAKEVAEGIIGEDPNDIGKIYTKLLWAGASVGRSGVATQSLAAIDIALYDLKAKRAGLPLAKLLGSYRDSVQTYNTSGGFLNATLDEVKARATQSINEGIGGIKIKVGLPDSREDLRRVAGIREHIGWDVPLMVDANQQWDRATALRMGRQLEEFNLVWIEEPLDAYDFEGHAHLASVLDTPIATGEMLASVAEHKGLINANGCDIIQPDAPRVGGITQFLRLAALADERGLGLAPHFAMEIHLHLAAAYPREPWVEHFDWLDPLFNERIETKNGRMIVPDRPGLGVSLSDQARAWTTEAVEFGA
- a CDS encoding HNH endonuclease signature motif containing protein → MEAIGECAAGYAAGRAVTPGLGAVALLRSRRLRSVPASAFRTDCVASDGGAAAGRSVTAASFTDSAFSGSASDYLECCLVLLEAAVESAPGELALAGFAEAADFAGLAEEISRRAEYLQVLAAGAVDRTRTEAINAAGPASKAAGWTTGWGHDTEAADDDGTAAAGASSSAAGSAGPSSADMCSAGSVPAVSPADDGCRNTAEFLRIRLRIGAGEARRRLALASAVLPRTGITGQPLPPACEETAAALATGTIASRAGTIITTALDRVRHIAAPEDLARMEHVLTRTATTNDQDFLTRITQRWTDAIDQDGTEPSEEDLRHRQGAFLRRPRRGLHHLEIFATPDQYEHLLTVMNTATNPRTPLTTGPGNSDADGENGTTTDTNEGTAAGPHTGPGFGAAAEAAADTAHLERRTRPQQLLDGLIGACKTALATATLPATGGLRPQVMVTISYQDLLNRLETTATNGPRYNTTAGGPPGTATGTGTFTYTGPVTPATIRKIACDADIIPILLGSEGRILDIGRTTRIFPPHIRKAITARDQGCTFPNCTIPAPWCEAHHTTYWSHGGPTNTDNGTLLCTHHHHLIHKEQWTIHMQTGIPWFIPPPHIDPKQTPRRNHQHRN
- a CDS encoding aldehyde dehydrogenase (NADP(+)) — protein: MTLTGHSLIAGQPVAGEGKTAFGFDPASNEQLAPAYTLITEDQLKAATAAAAEAFESFSTLDPDTHAAFLDAIADNIEAIGDDLIIRAGRETGLPAARLQGERARTTGQLRLFANVVRQGDFRGVRIDPALPGRKPLPRADIRQRQIPLGPVAVFGASNFPLAFSTAGGDTASALAAGCPVVFKAHNAHPGTSELVGQAIVKAVEKIGLHPGVFSLIYGPGSSIGQALVADPVIKAVGFTGSQSAGIALMRTAAARPEPIPVYAEMSSLNPVFVFPGALNGSAEKIDALAQQYVTAVTGSSGQLCTSPGLLFAPAGEAGDKLAAAVGRAVSACAGQTMLTEGIAASWNSGAEALGGAHNVSVVGKGTEGATENAPAPTIFGTDIPEFVSNDVLHAEIFGAASLVIRYSTAEELIEATKRIEGQLTASLQLTEEDYPTAARLLPALEQKVGRIIVNGWPTGVEVGHAMVHGGPFPATSDTRTTSVGTLAINRFLRPVAYQNLPQELLPASLQDANPWQLNRRIDGMVEAAADAEDEVNA
- a CDS encoding glucarate dehydratase family protein, whose translation is MKPGVTRAVNRPLSPTGPHRIKDIAITPVAFKDPPLLNAVGVHEPFALRAIVEITTDTGISGLGETYGDAPHISRLKLAAAALAGTDVFNINEMRQRVTRALTADTTVGGHGMSGMVTGSSTPDRVLSPFDVASLDIQGKILGRPVSDLLGGAVRGEIPFSGYLFYKWAGHPGHQEDSWGAALDPAGIVRQARRMVDEYGFTALKLKAGVFPPEQEVDAIKALRAEFPDLPLRIDPNAAWTVDTSIRVGKDLYGVLEYLEDPTPGLAGMAEVRRNVSMPLATNMCVVSFGDVPPSVEAGAVDVILSDHHFWGGLRRSQSLAGISETFGLGLSMHSNSHLGISLAAMVHLAAATPNLDYACDTHWPWKEPDEDVIVQGPLVFRNGAVGVPTAPGLGVELDREALARLHEQYLKSGMQNRDDTGYMQSVHPDYELVTPRW
- a CDS encoding enolase C-terminal domain-like protein; protein product: MSTQPTVTRVEVVPVAGHDSMLMNLSGAHGPFFTRNIVIVTDSDGRTGLGEVPGGEKIRTTIEEAGALITGKPVARYRSLLRDIAAEFADREAGGRGLQTFDLRTTVHAVTSVESALLDLHGQFLGVPVAELLGDGQQRTSVPMLGYLFFVGDHSRTDLPYLVEDAPSDRWEKLRRQEAMTPKAVVALAEAAQERYGFSDFKLKGGVLSGDDEVDVVTALAKRFPEARVTLDPNGGWLLEEAIRLGKRMQGVVAYAEDPCGAEGRFSGREVMAEFRRATGLKTATNMIATDWREMSHAIRSNAVDIPLADPHFWTMHGSVRVAQMCHEFGLTWGSHSNNHFDISLAMFTHTGAAAPGEITALDTHWIWQDGQGLTKEPLQIRDGAIEVPDAPGLGIELDREALDKAHQLYLKHGLDARDDSIGMQYYIDGWSFDPKRPCLVR